ACACCATTTACTGGAACCCTAAAGTAATTACCGATAAAAACGGCGTTGCCACCTTTAACTTTTACAACAGCGATGCTCGCGGCTCGTACCGGGCCATTATTGAAGGCCTTGATGGTGATGGCAATTTAGGCAGGCAGGTAATACATTTTAATGTGAAGTAGCGTTTTGTATGGCAGCGTATCGCCTCACCCCGACGAGGCTGCGCCCGTCGCAATAGAAAATTGGAGTTAACCCTCTTTGCAGCGTCAGCCGGAGAGAGGAGCGAAATAGAAAATTGGAGTTAACCCTCTTTGCGGCGTCAGCCGGAGAGAGGGTGGCCCAGCGCAGCGTCGGCCGGGTGAGTCTTAGGCCGCGTTCAAAGCCGATGTTTGTGTAAAACCAAACACTTCATGGGTAGTAGTAAAATCCCGAGACTGTGAACGAGGATTGATATGACGGCGAAAGACTTGCGAAGTTTTAAAAACTTCGCAAGTCTGGGCTTCACAACACCATGTCGATAACTTGCTTCAACAATACCCATAGATATCAGGACTGACAAACCGGACGCCTAATTTTGTTCCTCCCACACACCTAATCAATCCTCTTTATTCCACAAAAAAACTTTGCTCTTTAATCCAAAAACAGATAACTTTAATTACACATAAACTTATCATCATGGATCCTAAATTAATCAACTGGGCTGCCGTTGTGGTGGCCGCTCTCTCCTCATTTTTAGTAGGCGGTATCTGGTATTCGCCTGTACTGTTTGCCAAAGCCTGGGTGGCCGATAACAAACTTGATGAGGCCGACTTAAAAGCCGGCAATAAGCTCAAAATATTCGGAATGACCGCCATTTTTTCGCTTATTATGGCGGCAAACCTTGCTGCCTTTTTAGCCGATGCAAAAACCGACCTGGCCTGGGGTACAACAGCTGGCGCACTTGCCGGCATCTGGACATTTAGCGCCATTGCCACCATGAGCCTTTTTGAACTTAAAAGCTGGCGCCTGATATTTATTAATGGCGGATACAGTTTGGTATCCCTAACGCTGATGGGCGCTATTCTGGGGGCCTGGAGATAAGGGGAGAAAACTCTATACCCTATGATGATCGGCCCGCCAGGTTTGGATGGCTTTTTTAATCTCGTCGGGTTTAAGGTTATCTGCCAGTGTTTTTTCAACAAGCGGCACCATTTCCTCATCGGCTGCAAAACGCAGCGCGGCTATCTGGCCTATACTAAGGTTTCTGCTTAATGGCTGGCGCGTAAGTATAAAGTAACGCAGGCTTTCTTCGGCACGTATGGCCCTATCTTGCGCTTTTAACGGAAAAGTGCGCATCATAATAAAAACAAAAAGCAAACAGATAAACAGCAGCAATATCAGTAGCGAGGTCATTAGTCCGCTGGTGCCCCATTGCAATACTACATTTACCATGGCTGATATAATTCCGACTAAAAGTAAAAGGGTCAATACATAATGATAACCTGGCGCCAAACGCCTGTGATTGGTAAAATTCTGATCGGTCATGAAGGTTGATTTTTTATGGAAAGATAGCTTTTTAGTAGCAAGAAATTAGTATCAAGTATCAAGACCTCATCTGCTAAATAAGCATAAACAAATCTACAATCAAAATCTTGATACTTGATACTCGCTACTTGATACTAAACCAAACAATACCGCAGTATTTGAGTTCAACTTATAATCAATATTAACAATATGGCTACAACAACAAGTTCATTTGAAAAAACTTTCATTTTAGGCGGCGATTTCAAAATAAACCGCCTGGGATATGGCGCCATGCGCATTACCGGCCAGGGTATTTGGGGGCCGCCCAACGATAAAAAAGAGTGCATTCGTGTGTTGAAACGCGCTGTTGAACTGGGCGTAAATTTTATTGATACTGCCGATAGCTATGGCCCCTTTGTGTCAGAGGAGTTGATTGCCGAAGCGCTTGTACCCTACCCCGCCGACCTGGTTATTGGAACAAAAGGGGGCTTGTTACGTACCGGCCCAAACGAATGGCCAATTGATTCGTCGCCCGCGCATTTAAACCAGGCCCTTGAAGGAAGCCTCAAACGCCTTAAACTGCAAAGGATTGACCTGTACCAATTGCATCGCATTGACCCGAAAGTGCCGGCCGAAAAATCATTTGAGGTATTGCAAAAGGCACAACAGGATGGCAAAATTAAACATATCGGCTTATCTGAAGTGAGTGTGCAGGATATAAAACTGGCACAACAGTTTTTCGAAGTTGTATCGGTACAAAATATGTACAGTGTTGACAACCGCAAATGGGAAGCCGAACTCGAATATACCCGCGAGCATAACATTGCATTTATCCCCTGGTTCCCGCTTGGCGGCGGTAACGTAAAAGGCGAAGAGGTACTAAAACGCGTGGCCGGTAAACATGGTGCCACCATCCATCAAATTGCCTTAAGCTGGTTGCTGCACCATTCGCCAAATATACTGCTGATACCGGGTACCTCGAGCGTTAAACACCTGGAAGAAAATATGAAAACAGCCGATATTCAACTATCAGAAGACGATATGGACGTGCTGAACAGTCTTGGCCAATTGTAATTAATTTGCTATTTAAGGCTAAAAGCGACAGGATGTGGTTAATTTTACTGCATCCTTTTGTTTTGTATTAAAGTGATACCCTGCACATGAAAACTAAAGAAGAAATACTAAACAGCTTTTACACCACCGGCGCCGATGGCGTGTCCGAAATATCAGCTCCCGATTTACTGAAAGCCATGGAAGCTTATAAACAGCAAAGCCTTGCAGACGCATTCAATGCCGCCCGCAAGCTTAAGGATGAATTTGCCCCAACGCCCAATTACCAGTTTAAAAACCTGGAAGATTATATAAAAAGCACCGAAATTAAAGTTGTTAAAAACGATAAAGACGAATTAAGCGAACAAATAGCTTTAGTTGCCGATAGCGTACTTCCTAATTTTTTACCTGATGACCCCACCGTAACCGAGTTTGCCTTTGATTTTAATATGATGGGCATTGGCTATACCGCATTTTACACCAAAGATGCCGAAGGCTATTGGCAAATGGTCCGCTGGAGAGTGGGAAGGGAATAGTTCTTAGTATCAAGTAGTAAGTATCAAGATTTTCACGTTCAGATGAAGCTATTTAAATTAGCTGCGCGTTGCAGCAGTCTTACTACTTGATACTTACTACTTGATACTCCCTAAATAACCGCCACTTTAATAGGTTTCACATCTACAGATTCCCAAACGCTTTGGGTAACATAGGGCTCGGCCAGTTTCCAGGCATTTAATTCTTCTTCCGATTCAAATTGCAGCATCATTACCGAACCTATCATATTACCTTCTTCGTTTAAAAAGGCCGCGGCAGCAATAAAATTGCCATTGGCTTTAAGCGCCTTAACCCCATCAAGATGATGCGCACGTGTATTCATACGGCGTTCAAGGGCACCTTCGTCGGTATAATCGTAGCCGGTAACCAGGTATTGTTTCATAGTTTAAAATTTGATTGTCGTAATTTAACTTATAGGGTTAATTTATGTTTTTGATAGATGTAAAGCTATAAAATTAAAAATCCAGGCGAAACTTCTATTTTCTTACCTAAAATTTGATGTTTTTTGAAATTAATTTAATTTTATAAATGTAAACTTGACAATTTTTACAATATTTGTTTTCCAATTGTAATATAAACCGAATAATGAAGAATAATCTGCACCAGGAATTTATCAACATCTTTAATAAAGAAGCCGACAACGCCTACTTCTCACCAGGACGCGTAAACCTTATCGGCGAACATATCGATTATAACGGGGGGCTGGTTATGCCCTGCGCCATCACTTTTGGCACTTACCTGTTAACATCGCCTAATGAGGATGGTGTTTTCCGTTTCAGGAGCTTAAATTTCAATGAGCAGCAAGATACCCCCTTACAGGCGTCATATAAAAAAGTTGGCGAAACCTGGTTTAATTTCCCAATTGGTGTAATCAACAGCTTTATACAGGAAGGCCATGATTTGAAAGGACTTGACATGCTTTTTTACGGCGATATCCCCATCGGTTCGGGCCTGTCGTCGTCGGCCTCTATCGAGGTGGTTACCTCTTTTGCGTTGAATGATATTTTTAACAGCGGTTACAGCAAACTTGATTTGGTTAAGCTATCTAAGTCGGTGGAGAATAACTTTATTGGTGTAAACTGCGGCATTATGGACCAGTTTGCTGTTGCCTTTGGCGAAAAAAACAAAGCCCTGATGCTAAACTGCGACACACTTGATTACGAAGCAGTTGACAGCAACCTGGGCGAATATGTGCTGGCCATTATCAATACCAACAAGCCCCGCAAACTGGCCGAATCAAAATACAATGAACGTGTAGAAGAATGCCAAACCGCTTTGAAAGCATTACAGCAGGAATTGGATATCAATTACTTATGCGATATTGATGCCGAAACCTTCGGCAAATACCAGCACCTGATTACCAATCCTACAGTACTTAAACGCGCCAAACACGTTATTGAAGAGAACGACCGGGTAAAACTCGCTGCCAAAGCATTGGCCGGCAATAACCTTGATGAATTTGGCAGGCTGATGTACGCTTCGCATGATTCATTGCGCGATTTATACGAGGTAAGCGGCATTGAACTTGATACCGTTGCCGAATACAGTAAAACCAACCCCAACGTAGCCGGTGCCCGCATGACAGGGGCAGGTTTTGGCGGCTGCGCCATAGCTTTGGTAAAAGGCGATGCCTTTGAAGACTATAGCAAAGGCGTTACCGAATACTATACCAGCAAAATAGGTTACGCACCCTCGGTATATAGCTCATTAATAGGTAATGGCGTTGGCTTGTTAAACGAAGTAGCTATTTAATTCCCTTTTTATACTTTTGTCCATGGTCTATGGACCATAGACTATGGACAAATAAAAAAATGCGTAAACTAAAGTTAGATGAGCTGAACCGGGCATCGGTTGATGAGTTTAAGGAACAGGCTAAGTTACCGGTTGCCGTAGTATTGGATAATGTGCGTAGCATGCACAATATCGGTTCCATTTTTCGTACTTCAGATGGTTTTGCGGTTGAGCAAATTTGCCTTTGCGGAATCACCGCCCAGCCGCCACACCGCGAAATTGAAAAAACCGCACTCGGCGCCACCCTGTCTGTAAACTGGACCTATTACGAAACACCGTTACAGGCTGTTGAACAATTGCGCGGCGAGGGCTACCAGATTATTGCCGTTGAGCAAGCTGAAAACAGCACCATGCTCAATGAATTCGTTCCCGATCCTGCCCAAAAGTACGCCCTCATATTTGGCAACGAGGTAAACGGCGTAAGCGACGAGGTTATGCAATCCATAGACGCCTGTATCGAAATTCCCCAGTTTGGCACCAAACACTCTTTTAATATTGTAGTATCCGCCGGCATTGTACTGTGGGACTTTTTTGCCAAGCTGGCTATTGGCTCATAGATCATGGTTCATAGTTGATGGTTCATGGTTTTCTTTTAAGTTTGTAACAATAGTTCTTTTATCTTGATACTTGATACTAACTACTTGATACCAAAAATGAGCGCCTTAACAAAAAAACTCCAGATAAAACCCAATTCACGCTGGTTGTTGCATAACGCACCTGCTAATTTTCTGGATAGCTTATTGCCGCTACCCGATGATGCCGAAATTGTTTTTAATACCGTCGGCAGTTTTAACGGGATACTTTTATTTATCATCAACAGCCAGGAATTGGCATCAGAGCTGAAAGTAATTATCCCGGTATTAAATGACGATGCTGTTTTCTGGATCATCTACCCAAAAAAAACTTCTAAAATTGCCACCGATCTGGAGATGATGAGCAGCTGGACCGAACCTGCCGTTTATGGTCTGCGCCCGGTTGCATCTGCCGCCGTAAATGAAACCTGGACTGCGTTACGTTTCCGCCCCCACGATAAGGTAAAAGTATCCGAAGGGCGAAACGATGGCATCCGTAATAATGAGCATAACGCTTATGTTGACGTTGACAACAAAGTTATTACCCTTCCGCACTATATAAAAACCACCCTTGAACAACAACCCGCGGCTATGGCCTGGTACCAACAGCTATCGTACAGCAATAAAAAAGAGTACGTGCTTTGGATACTGACCGCCAAACAGGAAAAAACCAGGAACGAACGTTTATTAAAAATGATGGACATGTTGGCAAATAAAAAGAAAAACCCGGCGGATAAATAGGTCTTTTGTTTAATTCGATTTTCCGGGCGTCACTAACTTTTATGTTGACATTTTTTGAATGTACCAACCTACTGCCCGAGCTTCCTATGAACGGGCAGCAGAATGTCTGATAATATCGGCTTAATTTAACTATTTGTCCTTAGTCGCAATAAAGCGAATGCCATCGGTATGTTCCCCGATAAGGATATTCGCCATATCCCCTGTTTTATAATAACCTGGCTTCCCTGGCATATCATCTGCTATGCTTACCCCGTTGATCTTTAAATTTTCAAATACAACATTTTTTATCCGGCGTTCATTATCGTAGCCCGCGATGACCGAAATATTGGAGTGATGTCCATTGAAATCAACATTTTTAAAATATACATTTTGTATTCCTCTGCCCGGCGAAGTATTGTAATAGTGATTAAACATTACCCTGATATTAACAAGTTGCCCTTCTCTGAAATCTTCGACCCTTATATTTTCGAATCGCAATTGGTTTAACAGGTTACTGTCTCCGGCATTCAGCGCAATACAACCCTGGTAATCTATCTGGTGCTCGTGCTGTTCCAGGACGTCAATATTCTTAAAAGTCATATTTTCAAGTGTGTCCGGCTTGTCGGTATCGCCATGAGTGCCAATCAGTATGGGGTGGGCAACATCTGCCCAAAGTGTAGCATTGGAAACTGAGATATTTTTGGTATTGCCATAATAATTCCACCTATGACCGTAAATAGCTATGCAATCGTCTGAGTTTCTCATAAAAATATCGCTGATGGCAACGTCCGAGCTGCAAAAAACATCAATACCATCGGCATTGCCTTCAAAGCTGATTGACTTAAAATTACTGATCTTCACACCTGCCGACTGGCCGATAAGTATACTATACTTATGTGGCAAAACGATGATGCCATCCACTTCAACGTTTTTTGAAAACGCTACAGTCAACTGGTCGTTACGGGAGCCCTGTACGGCCGAAGGCTCGGCTTTGCCGGCATTTTGCTTCTGAAACACGGGCAGCTGAGTTAAAATTCCACGTCCCAAAATACGAACGTTCTCGGCTTTACTGATAAGTATTTGCCCCTGTACAATAGC
The genomic region above belongs to Mucilaginibacter sp. KACC 22773 and contains:
- a CDS encoding DUF1761 domain-containing protein, which produces MDPKLINWAAVVVAALSSFLVGGIWYSPVLFAKAWVADNKLDEADLKAGNKLKIFGMTAIFSLIMAANLAAFLADAKTDLAWGTTAGALAGIWTFSAIATMSLFELKSWRLIFINGGYSLVSLTLMGAILGAWR
- a CDS encoding DUF6526 family protein, whose product is MTDQNFTNHRRLAPGYHYVLTLLLLVGIISAMVNVVLQWGTSGLMTSLLILLLFICLLFVFIMMRTFPLKAQDRAIRAEESLRYFILTRQPLSRNLSIGQIAALRFAADEEMVPLVEKTLADNLKPDEIKKAIQTWRADHHRV
- a CDS encoding aldo/keto reductase, translated to MATTTSSFEKTFILGGDFKINRLGYGAMRITGQGIWGPPNDKKECIRVLKRAVELGVNFIDTADSYGPFVSEELIAEALVPYPADLVIGTKGGLLRTGPNEWPIDSSPAHLNQALEGSLKRLKLQRIDLYQLHRIDPKVPAEKSFEVLQKAQQDGKIKHIGLSEVSVQDIKLAQQFFEVVSVQNMYSVDNRKWEAELEYTREHNIAFIPWFPLGGGNVKGEEVLKRVAGKHGATIHQIALSWLLHHSPNILLIPGTSSVKHLEENMKTADIQLSEDDMDVLNSLGQL
- a CDS encoding YciI family protein, coding for MKQYLVTGYDYTDEGALERRMNTRAHHLDGVKALKANGNFIAAAAFLNEEGNMIGSVMMLQFESEEELNAWKLAEPYVTQSVWESVDVKPIKVAVI
- a CDS encoding galactokinase is translated as MKNNLHQEFINIFNKEADNAYFSPGRVNLIGEHIDYNGGLVMPCAITFGTYLLTSPNEDGVFRFRSLNFNEQQDTPLQASYKKVGETWFNFPIGVINSFIQEGHDLKGLDMLFYGDIPIGSGLSSSASIEVVTSFALNDIFNSGYSKLDLVKLSKSVENNFIGVNCGIMDQFAVAFGEKNKALMLNCDTLDYEAVDSNLGEYVLAIINTNKPRKLAESKYNERVEECQTALKALQQELDINYLCDIDAETFGKYQHLITNPTVLKRAKHVIEENDRVKLAAKALAGNNLDEFGRLMYASHDSLRDLYEVSGIELDTVAEYSKTNPNVAGARMTGAGFGGCAIALVKGDAFEDYSKGVTEYYTSKIGYAPSVYSSLIGNGVGLLNEVAI
- a CDS encoding RNA methyltransferase; this translates as MRKLKLDELNRASVDEFKEQAKLPVAVVLDNVRSMHNIGSIFRTSDGFAVEQICLCGITAQPPHREIEKTALGATLSVNWTYYETPLQAVEQLRGEGYQIIAVEQAENSTMLNEFVPDPAQKYALIFGNEVNGVSDEVMQSIDACIEIPQFGTKHSFNIVVSAGIVLWDFFAKLAIGS
- a CDS encoding YdeI/OmpD-associated family protein, which codes for MSALTKKLQIKPNSRWLLHNAPANFLDSLLPLPDDAEIVFNTVGSFNGILLFIINSQELASELKVIIPVLNDDAVFWIIYPKKTSKIATDLEMMSSWTEPAVYGLRPVASAAVNETWTALRFRPHDKVKVSEGRNDGIRNNEHNAYVDVDNKVITLPHYIKTTLEQQPAAMAWYQQLSYSNKKEYVLWILTAKQEKTRNERLLKMMDMLANKKKNPADK
- a CDS encoding glycosyl hydrolase family 28 protein, whose product is MKKRIIKLFLLLLCIVSRVNAQLITYKAPVGAALTTDFIVKVRQKGGEWKTLPTYKATVTNIVNTKSEHQATSFAYFDFSGTVEVAVTYNKGAVEQARVRPLGFGIVPRIQFNTLSFFLDKPRNLSVEINGDILHNLQLFANPVETFHPSPADTNITYFGPGIHQVGVLKARSNQTIYLAGGAIVQGQILISKAENVRILGRGILTQLPVFQKQNAGKAEPSAVQGSRNDQLTVAFSKNVEVDGIIVLPHKYSILIGQSAGVKISNFKSISFEGNADGIDVFCSSDVAISDIFMRNSDDCIAIYGHRWNYYGNTKNISVSNATLWADVAHPILIGTHGDTDKPDTLENMTFKNIDVLEQHEHQIDYQGCIALNAGDSNLLNQLRFENIRVEDFREGQLVNIRVMFNHYYNTSPGRGIQNVYFKNVDFNGHHSNISVIAGYDNERRIKNVVFENLKINGVSIADDMPGKPGYYKTGDMANILIGEHTDGIRFIATKDK